One Rhizobium sp. 9140 genomic region harbors:
- a CDS encoding FMN-binding glutamate synthase family protein: MSYHNPYTPPRKSATFDDATLAEIRRAAATGIYDIRGAGTKRKLPHFDDLLFLGASISRYPLEGYREKCDTSVVLGTRFAKKPIRLKTPITIAGMSFGALSGNAKEALGRGATLAGTSTTTGDGGMTDEERGHSEMLVYQYLPSRYGMNPKDLRRADAIEIVIGQGAKPGGGGMLLGQKISDRVAQMRNLPKGIDQRSACRHPDWTGPDDLEIKILELREITDWEKPIYVKVGGSRPYYDTALAVKAGADVVVLDGMQGGTAATQDVFIENVGMPILACIRPAVQALQDLGLHRSVQLVVSGGIRSGADVAKALALGADAVAIGTAALVALGDNDPKWEDEYQKLGTTAGAYDDWHEGRDPAGITTQDPELAARLDPVAAGRRLANYLKVMTLEAQTIARACGKNHLHNLEPEDLCALTMEAAAMAQIPLAGTSWYPGKGGF, from the coding sequence ATGAGCTATCACAACCCTTACACTCCGCCGCGCAAGTCGGCGACCTTCGACGATGCGACGCTGGCCGAGATCCGCCGCGCGGCCGCCACCGGCATCTACGACATTCGCGGGGCGGGCACGAAGCGCAAGCTTCCGCATTTCGATGATCTGCTGTTTCTCGGCGCCTCGATCTCTCGCTATCCGCTGGAAGGCTACCGGGAGAAGTGCGACACCTCCGTCGTGCTCGGCACGCGTTTCGCAAAGAAGCCCATCCGGCTGAAGACGCCGATCACCATCGCCGGCATGTCGTTCGGCGCCCTTTCCGGCAATGCCAAGGAAGCGCTCGGACGCGGCGCGACGCTGGCCGGCACCTCGACCACGACCGGTGACGGCGGCATGACCGACGAGGAGCGCGGACATAGCGAGATGCTGGTCTACCAGTATCTCCCGTCGCGCTACGGCATGAACCCGAAGGATCTGCGCCGCGCCGACGCGATCGAGATCGTCATCGGGCAGGGTGCCAAGCCCGGCGGCGGCGGCATGCTGCTCGGCCAGAAGATCTCCGACCGCGTCGCCCAGATGCGCAACCTGCCCAAGGGCATCGATCAACGCTCGGCCTGCCGCCACCCCGACTGGACCGGCCCGGACGATCTGGAGATCAAGATCCTCGAACTGCGCGAGATCACCGACTGGGAAAAGCCGATCTACGTCAAGGTCGGCGGCTCCAGGCCGTATTACGACACCGCGCTCGCCGTGAAAGCCGGCGCCGATGTGGTGGTGCTCGACGGCATGCAGGGCGGCACGGCGGCAACGCAGGACGTCTTCATCGAGAATGTCGGCATGCCGATCCTCGCCTGCATCCGCCCTGCCGTCCAGGCATTGCAGGATCTCGGGCTTCATCGCAGCGTGCAGCTGGTCGTGTCGGGCGGCATCCGCTCCGGCGCGGATGTGGCCAAGGCGCTGGCGCTCGGCGCCGATGCGGTGGCCATCGGCACCGCCGCGTTGGTGGCGCTCGGCGACAACGACCCGAAATGGGAAGACGAGTACCAAAAGCTCGGCACGACGGCCGGCGCCTATGACGACTGGCACGAGGGCCGCGACCCCGCCGGCATCACCACGCAGGACCCCGAACTCGCCGCCCGTCTCGACCCGGTCGCGGCCGGGCGCCGGCTTGCCAACTACCTCAAGGTCATGACGCTGGAGGCGCAGACCATCGCGCGCGCCTGCGGCAAGAACCACCTGCACAATCTGGAGCCCGAAGACCTCTGCGCGCTGACGATGGAGGCCGCCGCCATGGCGCAGATCCCGCTTGCCGGCACCAGCTGGTATCCGGGCAAGGGAGGCTTCTGA
- the purU gene encoding formyltetrahydrofolate deformylase — MNPFVLTVTCASRRGIVAAISTYLADKHCNIVDSAQFDDLETGRFFMRIGFHSEDGLSLAAIEADFAAVAQPFAMDYPFHDPAAPMKVVLMVSRFGHCLNDILYRWKIGALPIEIVAVVSNHFDYQKVVVNHDIPFHHIPVTKANKPEAEARILALIEQSGADLVVLARYMQVLSDAMCARMSGRIINIHHSFLPSFKGANPYKQAYGRGVKLIGATAHYVTAELDEGPIIEQDVARITHAQSAADYVSIGRDVEAQVLSRAIHAHIHHRVFLNGNRTVVFPASPGGYASERMG, encoded by the coding sequence TTGAACCCGTTCGTTCTCACCGTCACCTGCGCCTCGCGGCGCGGCATCGTCGCCGCCATCTCGACCTATCTCGCCGACAAGCACTGCAACATCGTCGACAGCGCCCAGTTCGACGATCTGGAGACCGGTCGCTTCTTCATGCGCATCGGGTTTCACTCGGAGGATGGCCTGTCGCTGGCCGCGATCGAGGCGGATTTTGCCGCCGTCGCGCAGCCTTTCGCCATGGACTACCCGTTCCACGATCCGGCAGCGCCGATGAAGGTCGTGCTGATGGTCTCGCGCTTCGGCCACTGCCTCAACGACATTCTCTACCGCTGGAAGATCGGCGCTCTGCCGATCGAGATCGTCGCCGTGGTCTCCAACCATTTCGACTACCAGAAGGTGGTGGTCAATCACGACATTCCGTTCCACCACATCCCCGTGACCAAGGCCAACAAGCCGGAAGCGGAAGCCCGCATCCTCGCGCTCATCGAGCAGTCCGGTGCCGACCTCGTCGTGCTCGCCCGTTACATGCAGGTTCTGTCGGATGCCATGTGCGCGCGCATGTCGGGCCGGATCATCAATATCCACCACTCCTTCCTGCCGAGCTTCAAGGGTGCCAACCCCTACAAGCAGGCCTATGGCCGCGGCGTGAAGCTGATCGGCGCGACCGCGCATTATGTGACGGCCGAACTCGACGAAGGCCCGATCATCGAGCAGGACGTCGCCCGCATCACGCATGCGCAGAGCGCGGCCGACTATGTGTCCATCGGCCGGGATGTGGAGGCACAGGTGCTGTCGCGCGCCATCCACGCGCACATCCACCACCGCGTCTTCCTTAATGGCAACCGCACCGTCGTCTTTCCCGCCAGCCCCGGCGGCTACGCATCCGAGCGCATGGGCTGA
- the glnT gene encoding type III glutamate--ammonia ligase, with protein MTLDLSTYAAEHGIRYFMISYTDLFGAQRAKLVPAQAIADMQADGAGFAGFATWLDLSPAHPDLFALPDASSVIQLPWKKDVAWVAADCRMDDKPLEQAPRVLLKRLVAEAAEMGLRVKTGVEPEFFLTSADGSVISDAYDTAEKPCYDQQAVMRRFDVIAEICDAMLALGWKPYQNDHEDANGQFEMNWEYDDVLATADKHSFFKFMVKSIAEKHGLRATFMPKPFKGLTGNGCHAHISVWDLAGKTNVFADKDMPFGLSATGKTFLGGIMKHASALAAITNPTVNSYKRINAPRTVSGATWAPNTVTWTGNNRTHMVRVPGPGRFELRLPDGAVNPYLLQAIILAAGMSGMRSKADPGPHHDIDMYREGYTVTNAPRLPLNLLDALRDYEKDDALQAAMGRDFSAAYLKLKHDEWTRYCSHFTAWERETTLDV; from the coding sequence GTGACACTGGACCTCTCGACCTATGCCGCCGAGCACGGCATCCGCTATTTCATGATCAGTTACACCGATCTTTTCGGTGCGCAGCGCGCCAAGCTGGTGCCGGCGCAGGCCATTGCCGACATGCAGGCGGACGGCGCCGGCTTTGCGGGCTTTGCGACCTGGCTCGACCTGTCGCCGGCCCATCCCGATCTCTTTGCCCTGCCGGATGCATCCTCGGTGATCCAGCTACCGTGGAAGAAGGACGTGGCCTGGGTGGCGGCTGATTGTCGGATGGACGACAAGCCGCTGGAGCAGGCACCGCGTGTGCTGTTGAAGCGGCTGGTGGCGGAAGCCGCCGAGATGGGGCTCAGGGTCAAGACCGGCGTCGAGCCCGAGTTCTTCCTCACTTCCGCCGACGGCTCGGTCATCTCGGACGCTTACGACACGGCGGAAAAGCCCTGCTACGACCAGCAGGCGGTGATGCGCCGGTTCGACGTGATCGCGGAGATCTGCGATGCGATGCTGGCGCTCGGCTGGAAGCCCTACCAGAACGATCATGAGGATGCGAACGGCCAGTTCGAGATGAACTGGGAATATGACGATGTGCTGGCCACCGCCGACAAGCACTCGTTCTTCAAGTTCATGGTCAAATCCATTGCCGAGAAGCACGGGCTGCGCGCCACCTTCATGCCGAAGCCGTTCAAGGGGTTGACCGGCAATGGCTGCCACGCGCATATCTCGGTCTGGGATCTCGCGGGCAAGACCAATGTCTTTGCCGACAAGGATATGCCGTTCGGGCTTTCCGCGACCGGCAAGACCTTCCTCGGCGGCATTATGAAACATGCCTCGGCGCTTGCGGCCATCACCAACCCGACCGTCAATTCCTACAAGCGCATCAACGCGCCGCGCACCGTTTCGGGCGCCACCTGGGCGCCGAACACGGTGACCTGGACCGGCAACAACCGCACGCACATGGTGCGCGTTCCCGGCCCCGGCCGCTTCGAACTCCGCCTGCCGGACGGCGCGGTCAATCCCTACCTGCTGCAGGCGATCATCCTTGCGGCCGGCATGTCGGGCATGCGTTCGAAGGCCGATCCCGGCCCGCACCACGATATCGACATGTATCGCGAGGGCTACACGGTGACGAACGCGCCGCGGCTGCCGCTGAACCTGCTCGACGCCCTGCGCGACTACGAGAAGGACGACGCGCTTCAGGCGGCGATGGGCAGGGATTTTTCCGCGGCCTATCTCAAGCTGAAACATGATGAGTGGACGCGCTATTGCAGCCATTTCACGGCCTGGGAACGGGAGACGACGCTCGATGTCTAG